In Marinitoga litoralis, the genomic stretch AGCTTATATAACCAATTTCCTTTAATCCCCTGCTTCCAAAAGATGTTATAAATACTATTTTTTTTCTTTCATTAGCTTTGATTTTAACTTTTTGAAAGGGAGGTTTTAATCTGCTTAATAAATTTGATGGGGATATAGTAACAATAATATCCTCATTAGAATTGTTTTTTAGAAAAACTCTATACTCCAGTTCTTCTTCTATAAAACATTTTTCATATTCTAAATCATATGTGATTTCTATATTTTCAAATATTTTTTTCTTTTGAAAGAATTCATACCACCCTAAACCAACAAAAGTCAATAGCAATATCGTATAATTGCTAAAATAAAAAATATTAAATAATAATGCTACAAAAGACATTATTATTAATCCTTTTATTTTATAATTCATATTTATCATCTACTTTATTACCTTTACTTCATCTAAAATTTCTTCAATTAATTTATAAGTTGATACTTTTTTAATTTTTGCTTCAGCTTTTAAAATTATTCTATGAGATAAAGTATATTTTGCAATTTTCTTAATATCATCAGGAATAACAAAATCTCTATTTTCTATTGCTGCAATGCTTTTTGATAATTGCATTAAAGCTATAGATCCTCTAGGACTTGCACCAACTTTTATATCCTTATGATTTCTTGTCTTATTTACAATATCAACAATATATTTTTTTATTTCATCTGAAACATGTACATTTTTAATTTCTTCTTTTATTTTTTTTATTTCATCGTAATTAGAAACAGATGTTATTTTACTAATAGGATGTTCTTTTTCTTGAGAATTAAGCATATTAATTTCATTTTCGATATCTGGATACCCTAAAGAGAGTTTAATCATAAATCTATCTAATTGAGCTTCTGGTAAAGGGAATGTACCTTCATACTCAATAGGATTTTGAGTAGCTATAACAAAAAAGTTATTATCTAAATTATGAGTTATTCCATCAATAGATACTTGATTTTCTGCTAATGATTCTAATAATGCAGATTGTGTCCTAGGAGTTGCTCTATTAATTTCATCACCTAGAAGAATATTAGTAAATATTGGTCCTTTTTTTAATATAAACTCGTTTTTGTTCTTATCAAAAATATATAAACCAATTAAATCATTAGGTAGTAAATCTGGTGTAAATTGAACTCTTTTAAAATCTAAATCAAATGATTTCGCTAAAGCTCTAGCTAACATAGTTTTTCCTGTACCTGGTACATCTTCAAGTAAAACATGACCATTTGAGTAAAATACAGCCAAAACTAATTTAATTTCTTCTTCCTTACCTTTAATAACAGTGCTTACATTATTAATGATTTTTTTTGATAAGTCTGACGTAATCATAATATTCTCCTTTCTGAAAAATTTCACTTTAATTATAACATGATATATAAAAAATGCTCCCATAAGGGAGCTAAATCATTTATTTATCTATTTTAAGGGGTTGTACCATAATTATACAATTCAATACTTAGAAAACACTTAGAAAAATATTTCATTCCCATTTCAACATTCTTTCTTTTACTTTATTAATTTCTTTAGAAATTAATAATAGTATAATTAAAATTAAAGAGATTGGCAATGCGGCACCAATAAGATGGTATAAAATTTCAGAATCAAAAAGGAAATCTATAAATTTTAATTTTAAATTTTCGTTTATTATAGAAAATAAATATAAATTACCTGGAATAAATATACCAAAACTAAATCCTAAAATAACACCTTCTAGATACATAACTTCTTTTCCTTTAATTATATTTTTTTGTGATAAATCACGTTTAGGATCTTTTAGATACATACTAACTCCCAAAATAGAAGAATATACAATTAAAATAATAACTGGTATTATAGACATTAAGTTAATCCAATTTCCTTTATTTAATAAGTATATTAAAATGGTTAAACCTATATATTCTGTGGAGAAAATAATTATTGGTACAATTATTTTAGAAAAAATCATATTTCCAATTGTAATAGGGAATAACTTTGGTATTGGCCAAAGTTTTCCTTCATATGATATAGAAAAAATAGAAATCATAGCTGAATATATTGAAGCAATCATAACAAAAATAAAACTAATTAATTCAGCATCAGAATTTGTAAATATAAAAATTAATGGTAAAAATACTGGATATAGTATAAGGAAAAATGTTTGAGAATCTCTGAATAATAACTTAAAATCTTTTTTAATAGTAGGAAATTTTGTTGTTTTAAATTTTACTTCATTATTTTTCTTTTTTCCTTTTTTCCTAGATACGCTTAGTTCTAAAGAATTTGCAATATTATAAACAATATATCCCAATAAAACATTTATAATAATCAATGTAAATAATGCAAACATATTTCCATTCATTGTTAAAATAACCCAAGTATGTGGCCAAATATAATTTAAAAGTAATGAAGATAAATTAGTTAAATAATCAATAACTTGATTTGGATCATTATTTTCAAATAATCTAGGAACAACATTTGTTATTCCCACATACAAAAATATACTTATAAAATACATTATCATTGTCATTCTTTTTGCTGATGTTT encodes the following:
- a CDS encoding AAA family ATPase produces the protein MITSDLSKKIINNVSTVIKGKEEEIKLVLAVFYSNGHVLLEDVPGTGKTMLARALAKSFDLDFKRVQFTPDLLPNDLIGLYIFDKNKNEFILKKGPIFTNILLGDEINRATPRTQSALLESLAENQVSIDGITHNLDNNFFVIATQNPIEYEGTFPLPEAQLDRFMIKLSLGYPDIENEINMLNSQEKEHPISKITSVSNYDEIKKIKEEIKNVHVSDEIKKYIVDIVNKTRNHKDIKVGASPRGSIALMQLSKSIAAIENRDFVIPDDIKKIAKYTLSHRIILKAEAKIKKVSTYKLIEEILDEVKVIK